Proteins from a single region of Hydra vulgaris chromosome 12, alternate assembly HydraT2T_AEP:
- the LOC136088736 gene encoding uncharacterized protein LOC136088736 — protein MIRYVIYHVVIVFPIIVCTNCSMINVYLGNPFQRTLNNPKQKNQISVDLLTENRTKLPENSWVKFHWTSNEIYGLPLEANLGSSKFLIKKKKNGGESFQHLHIVVNERKQDFSHKVTVCTSSSFETFLNNLDNRYTLIKELALYLLNTDVKNIQVHDFTKSCLRFSFLHVENEKSCDKEKINELSNKLKPEFISELKTKFLHFFISDANITLVGECLSKSPLKWLKSATPFLLLSAIIFIPVGISCYVCRAVRSRKNAIRIMADKKLREEQAAIAEEIKRFTQFCQLHEENIENEETFTPKWNCSVKNNKKNFIENILKPNSPKKEFIQSSQILSRDNPIIKKQTKFLNPISSYFRISTPAIKKREQELKAKNLKDKNLKRQASIRSNMNDMHLNLINSSQNLSLQLPNRNSRNSLHETNYLLKVEDEKYKKSVSFNELSNLTQKELKSTSSLSTYRKTSQNCDAMGSTLSCISMDNINYKRDKCVGTSPEVSVSRRKSILTNTMSNFLSASKSVLYSPVQTDNTSLFFSSTHIPSTSTISTQMCNSPNFLSIDEKHFNEKDFYLKNTTLKQNDTYLRHDASYLISDPGCLVKTPVLNKKQNFVNFMKVLAANMSFIGKKQISQSIRKALVPKATHDATTNTFISENEQTYSRSTADLYSYVCETSDKRSNKETVINACCGLPTRHFDFHHDVKNIYPQNKSNLKLNNYLSERDYRKMSSSSLKENEFLGRLHQQSYENDCDKMWHEKINNKQEQKRFSVLSQDFVHEKRKRFSLQSNQRSTSESALATNENNNDTINKTYQPNFSESFLKKNIEFEYPRHKTSKSILTPPSHLPRFNYDTLDAQDNDYQFGSPYYNSSSLHDSESSEPSYSSTCTPVSSDTPLPGHYKQLPHRTLSAKDRRDLFKMQRLKVYRSTKNTSPIIYEDSIAGDINCNSSILPGSRDKNKYSFRKSSWQKYRHRYESRSTESIGTLGRYLDLGSEYELKSDAIPLYEKEYARSSSTSWNNEEHESFHNLKMFKTCSSSIPGKLVVLQSEKYQPKHKSMVITNAEQSEFV, from the coding sequence aTGATCAGATACGTTATTTACCATGTGGTAATTGTCTTTCCTATCATTGTTTGCACAAACTGCTCTATGATTAATGTTTATTTGGGAAACCCTTTTCAACGTACACTGAAtaatccaaaacaaaaaaaccaaattagTGTGGATTTACTAACAGAAAATAGAACTAAACTACCCGAAAACTCTTGGGTTAAGTTTCATTGGACAAGTAATGAAATATATGGTCTTCCTTTAGAGGCAAATCTTGGctcatcaaaatttttaatcaaaaagaaaaaaaatggagGAGAATCGTTTCAGCATCTACACATAGTCGTTAACGAACGAAAGCAAGATTTTTCTCACAAAGTAACAGTTTGTACGTCATCctcttttgaaacttttttgaacaatttGGACAACCGTTATACACTAATTAAAGAATTAGCATTGTATTTGTTAAACACCgatgtaaaaaatattcaagtacacgattttacaaaaagttgtttACGGTTTTCTTTTTTGCACGTTGAAAATGAGAAAAGTtgtgataaagaaaaaataaatgaactaTCGAATAAACTTAAACCGGAGTTTATTTCTGAGCTAAAGACTAAATTTCTGCATTTCTTTATATCTGATGCAAACATAACTTTGGTAGGAGAATGTCTAAGCAAATCTCCTTTGAAATGGTTAAAGTCAGCCACACCTTTTCTTTTGCTAAGTGCAATAATATTTATACCTGTTGGTATATCATGCTACGTTTGTAGGGCAGTCCGATCACGAAAAAATGCCATACGCATAATGGCTGATAAAAAATTGAGAGAGGAACAAGCGGCTATAGctgaagaaattaaaagattcacACAATTTTGTCAATTACATGAAGAAAACATAGAAAATGAAGAGACATTCACTCCAAAATGGAATTGttcagtaaaaaataataaaaaaaattttattgaaaacatcTTAAAACCAAATAGtccaaaaaaagaatttattcaGAGTTCTCAGATTTTGTCGCGTGACAatcctattataaaaaaacaaactaagtTTTTAAACCCCATATCTAGTTACTTTCGCATTTCCACTCcagctataaaaaaaagagagcaAGAATTGAAGGCGAAGAATTTGaaagacaaaaatttaaaaagacaagCATCCATTCGCAGCAATATGAACGACATgcatttgaatttaataaactcGTCTCAGAATTTAAGTTTACAACTACCCAATAGAAACTCAAGAAATAGTTTACATGAAACAAACTACTTGCTTAAAGTCGAAgatgaaaagtataaaaagtctGTTTCATTTAATGAGTTATCTAATTTGActcaaaaagaattaaaaagtacAAGTTCGTTAAGCACATATCGAAAAACGTCGCAAAATTGCGATGCTATGGGCTCTACGCTTTCTTGTATCAGTATGgacaatattaattataaacgTGATAAGTGTGTTGGAACATCACCCGAAGTATCTGTAAGCAGAAGAAAGTCcattttaacaaatacaatGAGTAACTTTCTTTCCGCATCCAAAAGTGTGCTCTATAGTCCAGTACAAACCGATaatacttctttatttttttctagtacCCACATACCTTCAACAAGTACAATTTCAACTCAAATGTGTAACAGcccaaattttttaagtatcgACGAAAAACACtttaatgaaaaagatttttatttaaaaaatacaacgcTTAAGCAAAATGATACCTATTTAAGGCACGATGCTAGTTATCTAATAAGCGATCCTGGTTGTTTAGTAAAAACTCCagttttgaacaaaaaacaaaactttgtaaattttatgaaagttttagCAGCTAATATGTCATTTATtggtaaaaaacaaatttctcaatCAATAAGAAAAGCTCTAGTACCTAAAGCTACACATGATGCAACAACTAACACATTCATTTCCGAAAACGAACAAACATATTCAAGATCGACAGCAGATCTTTATAGTTATGTTTGTGAAACATCTGATAAAAGAAGTAACAAAGAAACCGTTATTAATGCTTGCTGTGGATTACCCACAAGACATTTTGATTTCCATCACgatgtcaaaaatatttatcctcaaaataaatcaaacttaaaattaaataactatcTTTCGGAAAGAGATTATAGAAAAATGTCATCCAGTAGCTTAAAAGAAAACGAATTCCTTGGCAGATTACATCAACAATCTTATGAAAATGACTGCGACAAAATGTGGcacgaaaaaataaacaataaacaagaACAAAAACGATTTTCAGTCCTCTCTCAAGATTTTGTTCATGAGAAACGAAAAAGATTTTCGCTTCAAAGTAATCAGAGGTCGACAAGCGAATCTGCATTGGCAACTAATGAGAACAATAATGATACCATCAATAAAACGTACCAACCAAATTTCAGCGAAAGtttcttaaagaaaaatatagagTTTGAATATCCGCGTCACAAAACAAGTAAGTCAATACTAACACCCCCCAGTCACTTACCTCGTTTTAATTACGATACTCTAGATGCTCAAGATAACGATTACCAATTTGGTTCACCATATTACAACTCAAGCAGTCTACACGATTCGGAAAGTTCTGAACCAAGCTATTCATCTACATGCACTCCAGTGAGCTCAGACACTCCCTTGCCTGGTCACTATAAACAACTTCCTCATAGAACGTTAAGTGCAAAAGATCGAagagatttgtttaaaatgcaacGCCTAAAAGTTTATAGAAGTACAAAAAATACAAGTCCAATTATATATGAAGATAGTATTGCTGGTGACATAAACTGCAACTCAAGTATTTTACCAGGTTCTAGAGATAAAAACAAGTATTCGTTTCGAAAAAGTTCATGGCAAAAATATCGTCATAGGTATGAGTCAAGAAGCACAGAAAGTATTGGTACCTTAGGTAGATATTTGGATCTTGGTTCAGAGTATGAGCTAAAATCAGATGCCATACCTTTATACGAAAAAGAATACGCTCGGTCATCCAGTACTTCTTGGAATAATGAAGAACATGAATCATttcataacttaaaaatgttcaaaacctGTTCGAGTTCAATTCCTGGGAAGTTAGTTGTGCTTCAATCCGAAAAATATCAGCCTAAACATAAAAGTATGGTTATAACAAATGCTGAGCAAAGCGAATTTGTTTGA